A genome region from Labilibaculum antarcticum includes the following:
- the bioB gene encoding biotin synthase BioB codes for MSDIRNNWTHEEVKAIYDLPLLDLVNKAANLHRKHHDSTKMNMNTLISARTGACSQDCKYCAQSARYDTHVKPKKLSLEDVLAEAKIAKENGVKRVCLSSSGRDGNRDDRFDEMAEMITEVKKLGLEVCCTMGMINKEKAKKLAGLGITAVNHNLDTSERYYPSITTTRTYAERLETLANLQEAGISYCSGGILGMGETNEDRIEMLRTLSNQEKHPYNVPLNSLVPVEGTPFFGKETIGIFDMVRAVATARILMPKAVIAFAAGRTHYSQEGQALCFLAGANSIFFGDKLLTVKNMTVNEDQHLLNTLGIVPTRYQELTTLEE; via the coding sequence ATGAGTGATATCAGAAACAACTGGACACACGAAGAAGTTAAAGCAATTTACGACCTTCCATTACTGGATTTGGTGAACAAAGCAGCCAACCTCCACCGCAAACACCACGATTCTACAAAAATGAATATGAACACCCTGATTTCGGCTCGCACCGGAGCGTGTTCTCAGGATTGTAAATATTGTGCTCAATCGGCTCGTTACGACACCCATGTAAAACCAAAGAAACTAAGTTTAGAGGACGTTTTAGCAGAAGCCAAAATAGCCAAAGAAAACGGTGTGAAACGTGTATGCTTAAGTTCTTCGGGAAGAGATGGCAACCGTGATGATCGTTTCGACGAAATGGCTGAAATGATTACGGAAGTAAAAAAGCTTGGACTCGAAGTTTGTTGTACCATGGGAATGATCAACAAAGAAAAAGCAAAGAAATTGGCTGGTTTGGGAATTACTGCAGTTAATCACAATCTGGACACTTCGGAGCGCTACTATCCAAGCATTACAACGACTAGAACTTATGCGGAACGTTTAGAAACATTAGCTAACCTTCAGGAAGCTGGAATTTCTTACTGCTCGGGCGGTATTTTAGGAATGGGCGAAACCAACGAAGATCGAATCGAAATGCTTCGTACGCTATCCAATCAGGAAAAACACCCTTACAATGTTCCGTTGAATTCATTAGTACCTGTTGAGGGAACTCCATTTTTTGGTAAAGAAACCATTGGTATTTTTGATATGGTGCGTGCCGTTGCAACTGCCCGTATTCTAATGCCAAAAGCAGTTATTGCTTTTGCTGCCGGACGTACGCATTACAGTCAGGAAGGACAAGCACTTTGTTTCCTTGCCGGAGCAAACTCTATCTTTTTTGGAGATAAATTGCTTACCGTAAAAAACATGACTGTGAACGAAGATCAGCACTTACTTAATACGCTTGGAATTGTTCCAACCCGTTATCAGGAGTTGACTACTTTGGAGGAATAG
- the nhaC gene encoding Na+/H+ antiporter NhaC, with amino-acid sequence MKPQTKSLSLGESLIPIVLLIALLSINAIVFGDEAIEGANQFSLLIAAAIGGLIALRHGKKWDELQKGIVESIGTAMPSMLILLLIGSLAGTWMISGVVPAMIYYGLEFLNPKLFLMLSVVICAIVSVVSGSSWSTIATIGVALLGVGNAMEYNNAIVAGAIISGAYFGDKISPLSDTTNLASAMAEVDLFVHIRYMMYTTIPSIIITLLIFLAIGFNKQGEINPESIHEVQLAIKETFTITPWLFLVPILLFVIISKKVPALPAIFAGTLIGGVFAIIFQPQIIQQISGSDSYIQACYHTVMQSIFTDISIPVRNENIQDLLSTGGMAGMLNTIWLILTAMVFSGILETAGILHKITGTMMKAVSSTGSLVTTTVFSCGFLNLTASDQYISIVVTGRMFSESYKDRNLKPEVLSRTLEDGGTVTSVLVPWNTCGAAQAGALGVATMAFAPFCFFNIISPIMTIAMAYLNIKIRRTSDTVVKSS; translated from the coding sequence ATGAAGCCACAAACTAAATCCCTCTCTCTTGGGGAATCTCTTATTCCTATTGTTCTATTAATTGCACTCCTTAGTATTAATGCCATTGTTTTTGGCGATGAAGCCATTGAAGGCGCCAACCAGTTTTCACTTTTAATTGCAGCTGCAATTGGTGGATTAATTGCTCTCCGCCACGGAAAAAAATGGGATGAGCTACAAAAGGGCATTGTAGAAAGTATTGGCACTGCAATGCCATCGATGCTGATATTGCTGTTAATTGGTTCTTTAGCGGGAACATGGATGATCAGCGGTGTGGTGCCTGCAATGATTTACTATGGATTAGAATTCTTAAATCCGAAGTTGTTTTTAATGCTCTCGGTGGTGATATGTGCAATTGTCTCGGTCGTTTCAGGGAGCTCATGGTCTACCATTGCAACCATCGGAGTTGCTTTATTGGGTGTTGGCAACGCAATGGAATACAATAATGCAATTGTGGCAGGTGCAATTATATCCGGCGCTTATTTTGGCGATAAAATTTCTCCTTTATCCGATACAACCAACCTGGCTTCCGCAATGGCAGAGGTCGACTTATTTGTACACATTCGTTATATGATGTACACAACGATACCTTCCATCATTATTACTCTGCTTATTTTTCTGGCAATTGGTTTTAATAAGCAAGGAGAAATTAATCCGGAGAGCATTCATGAAGTTCAGCTTGCAATCAAAGAAACCTTTACCATTACACCTTGGCTGTTTTTAGTCCCAATATTACTTTTTGTGATTATTAGCAAAAAAGTTCCTGCCCTGCCTGCCATTTTTGCGGGTACCTTAATCGGAGGAGTATTTGCCATTATTTTTCAGCCACAAATCATTCAACAAATTTCAGGAAGTGATTCCTACATACAAGCTTGCTATCATACGGTAATGCAATCCATCTTTACGGATATTAGTATTCCTGTTCGAAATGAAAATATACAAGATTTATTATCGACCGGAGGAATGGCCGGAATGCTAAATACGATTTGGCTGATTTTAACGGCAATGGTTTTTAGCGGTATCCTGGAAACAGCAGGTATTCTGCACAAAATTACAGGAACCATGATGAAAGCGGTTAGCTCGACCGGATCATTGGTAACAACGACAGTTTTCAGTTGTGGATTTTTGAACCTAACTGCTTCCGATCAATACATTTCTATTGTAGTTACCGGAAGAATGTTTTCGGAATCGTACAAAGATCGGAATTTAAAACCTGAAGTGTTAAGCCGAACTCTTGAAGATGGAGGAACTGTTACATCGGTACTGGTTCCGTGGAATACTTGTGGAGCTGCTCAGGCTGGAGCTTTAGGTGTGGCAACTATGGCCTTCGCCCCTTTTTGTTTTTTCAACATCATCAGCCCTATTATGACCATAGCAATGGCTTATCTGAATATTAAAATCAGGAGAACATCCGATACAGTCGTTAAATCATCATAA
- the pruA gene encoding L-glutamate gamma-semialdehyde dehydrogenase, whose protein sequence is MSKGVYNVPAVTNEPILSYAPGSPERAELQATIKKMRSEEIDVPMYIGGKEVRTGNLFAMTPPHDHKHVLGHYHQGEKKHIQMAIDAALAAKPAWEAMAWEHRASIFLKAAELISGPYRQKLNAATMLGQSKNAFQAEIDSACEIADFLRFNVQYMTDIYKQQPVSSKGIWNRVEHRPLEGFVFALTPFNFTAIAGNLPTAPAMMGNCIVWKPSKTAVYSAQVLMEIFMKAGVPAGVINLVYVSGPAASEVLFSSPDFAGIHFTGSTAVFQNIWKNIGDNIHKFKSYPRIVGETGGKDYIFMHPTAPTKDVATAITRGSFEYQGQKCSAASRAFIPASKYDEVMAYVKEDLSKIKMGGTEDFTNFVNAVIDEASFDKLASAIDAAKASPDAEIVAGGTYDKSVGYFIAPTIIRALKSDYISIREELFGPVMTIFVYDDNKVDETLDILDKGSMYALTGAIFADDRYAIEKLVKRLTHTAGNFYINDKPTGAVVGQQPFGGGRGSGTNDKAGSMINLLRWVSPRTIKETFIPATDYMYPNFLED, encoded by the coding sequence ATGTCAAAAGGTGTATACAACGTTCCAGCCGTAACTAACGAGCCAATTTTATCTTATGCTCCAGGTTCTCCTGAAAGAGCAGAATTGCAAGCAACAATTAAAAAAATGCGTTCTGAAGAAATCGATGTGCCGATGTATATTGGTGGCAAAGAGGTTCGTACAGGCAATTTATTTGCAATGACTCCTCCTCACGATCATAAGCATGTATTGGGTCATTATCACCAAGGTGAGAAAAAACATATACAAATGGCTATTGATGCTGCTTTAGCTGCGAAACCAGCTTGGGAAGCAATGGCTTGGGAGCACCGTGCTTCAATTTTCTTGAAGGCTGCAGAATTAATTTCCGGTCCTTACCGTCAGAAATTAAATGCTGCGACCATGTTGGGACAGTCGAAAAATGCATTTCAAGCTGAGATCGATTCTGCTTGTGAAATTGCTGATTTCTTGCGTTTCAACGTTCAATATATGACTGATATTTACAAACAACAGCCTGTATCCTCAAAAGGAATTTGGAATCGAGTTGAACATCGTCCGTTGGAAGGATTTGTGTTTGCACTAACTCCTTTCAACTTTACTGCAATTGCTGGTAACCTGCCTACAGCTCCTGCTATGATGGGTAACTGTATTGTTTGGAAACCATCAAAAACTGCGGTTTATTCAGCTCAGGTTTTAATGGAAATTTTCATGAAAGCAGGTGTTCCTGCCGGAGTTATCAATTTGGTTTACGTATCGGGTCCTGCTGCTTCAGAAGTACTATTCAGTTCTCCTGATTTCGCAGGTATTCACTTTACAGGATCAACAGCCGTTTTCCAAAACATTTGGAAAAATATTGGCGACAACATTCATAAATTCAAATCGTATCCACGCATTGTAGGTGAAACAGGAGGTAAGGATTATATCTTTATGCATCCTACTGCTCCTACTAAAGATGTAGCTACAGCAATTACCCGTGGTTCTTTTGAATATCAAGGACAAAAATGTTCTGCTGCTTCTCGTGCTTTCATTCCAGCAAGCAAATACGACGAGGTGATGGCATATGTTAAGGAAGATTTAAGCAAGATTAAGATGGGTGGAACTGAAGATTTCACAAATTTCGTGAATGCCGTAATCGACGAGGCTTCTTTCGATAAGTTAGCTTCAGCTATCGATGCGGCTAAGGCTTCACCAGATGCTGAAATTGTAGCAGGTGGAACATACGACAAGTCTGTTGGTTACTTTATTGCTCCAACTATTATCAGAGCTCTTAAGTCTGATTACATTAGTATCAGAGAAGAACTATTCGGTCCTGTTATGACCATTTTTGTATATGATGACAATAAAGTAGATGAGACACTTGATATTTTGGATAAAGGTTCAATGTATGCTTTAACAGGTGCTATATTTGCTGATGATCGTTATGCTATTGAAAAATTAGTGAAGCGTTTAACTCACACAGCAGGTAACTTCTATATTAACGATAAGCCTACTGGTGCTGTTGTTGGACAGCAGCCATTTGGTGGTGGTAGAGGTTCTGGAACTAACGATAAAGCAGGTTCTATGATTAACCTATTGCGTTGGGTTTCTCCTCGCACAATCAAAGAAACATTTATACCAGCTACAGATTATATGTATCCTAACTTTTTAGAGGATTAA
- a CDS encoding FtsB family cell division protein, which produces MDQKNVQNTLLKIIRNKYVITFVGFYFWLFFFDQRSVWERMEHENKIESLEKEKAYFIEKIETDKNRIDELKTNRENLEKFAREQYLMKKDNEDIFIMIKE; this is translated from the coding sequence ATGGATCAGAAAAACGTTCAAAATACACTTCTAAAAATCATACGTAACAAATACGTAATCACCTTCGTGGGCTTTTATTTTTGGCTGTTCTTTTTTGACCAACGCTCCGTTTGGGAACGAATGGAACATGAAAATAAAATTGAATCTCTGGAAAAAGAAAAGGCTTACTTCATTGAAAAGATTGAAACTGACAAGAATCGGATTGACGAGCTGAAAACCAATCGGGAAAATCTCGAAAAATTCGCTCGTGAACAATACCTGATGAAGAAGGATAACGAAGATATATTTATAATGATTAAAGAATAA
- a CDS encoding family 2 glycosyl transferase, with translation MAFADKYLKKQRLYPDYITDTVSDQLNIIVTIPCFNEPDLIPSLEALWNCERANCLAEVIVIVNSGELASQDVLAQNEKTIADVTVWMDSHQDEKLKFYLIHQPNLPKKFAGVGLARKIAMDEAVSRFNKIDKPNGIITGFDADSGCDTSYFIEIEKLFNKYPKANGANIFYEHPLEGTEFEQPIYNAIAQYELYLRYYMLAMRFAGHPHAYHTVGSSFAVSANAYIKQGGMNRRQAGEDFYFLQKIIALGKFYELNTTRVIPSPRESDRVPFGTGKAISTFMDEGIIDYKTYNYSAFKDLKKFFDRVDDFFGVDYDTYLNKLIVGLPGPVRSYLKEDNFFEVLDEINRNCSSIESFRKKFFGAFNAFKVLKYMNNVHEEFIDEESIVVCAKQLLVDLGIETKGIYSAKELLEIYREYEKK, from the coding sequence ATGGCTTTCGCTGATAAATACCTGAAGAAACAACGTCTATATCCTGACTATATTACTGATACAGTTTCCGATCAATTGAATATCATTGTAACTATTCCCTGTTTTAACGAGCCTGACTTAATTCCAAGTTTGGAAGCTTTGTGGAATTGCGAACGTGCGAATTGCCTTGCAGAGGTAATTGTAATTGTGAATTCAGGAGAGTTGGCAAGCCAAGACGTTTTAGCCCAAAATGAGAAGACCATAGCAGATGTTACTGTGTGGATGGATTCACATCAGGATGAGAAGTTGAAGTTTTATTTGATTCATCAGCCCAATTTGCCAAAGAAATTTGCAGGTGTTGGTTTGGCGCGAAAAATTGCCATGGATGAGGCGGTAAGTCGTTTCAATAAAATTGATAAGCCAAATGGGATCATAACTGGTTTCGATGCCGATTCGGGTTGTGATACCAGTTATTTTATTGAAATTGAAAAATTGTTCAACAAATATCCGAAAGCCAATGGTGCCAATATTTTTTATGAGCATCCATTGGAGGGAACAGAATTCGAGCAGCCAATTTATAATGCCATTGCGCAGTACGAGCTGTATTTACGATACTATATGTTGGCCATGCGTTTTGCCGGGCATCCACATGCATATCATACGGTAGGGTCCAGTTTTGCTGTTTCGGCAAATGCCTACATCAAGCAAGGTGGTATGAATCGCCGCCAGGCAGGTGAGGATTTCTATTTTCTTCAGAAAATAATTGCCTTAGGGAAGTTTTATGAACTTAACACCACTCGGGTAATTCCATCTCCCCGAGAATCGGATCGGGTTCCTTTTGGAACAGGCAAAGCCATTTCCACTTTCATGGATGAAGGAATTATCGATTACAAAACTTACAATTACTCTGCCTTTAAGGATCTGAAAAAATTCTTCGATCGTGTCGATGACTTTTTTGGTGTCGATTACGATACTTATTTAAATAAATTGATTGTTGGTCTTCCTGGACCCGTGCGTTCTTATTTAAAAGAGGATAATTTCTTTGAAGTTTTGGATGAAATCAATCGGAACTGTTCCAGTATCGAGTCATTCCGAAAGAAATTTTTTGGAGCTTTTAATGCCTTTAAAGTATTGAAATATATGAACAATGTTCACGAAGAATTTATTGATGAGGAGAGCATTGTGGTTTGCGCCAAACAACTGTTAGTCGATTTGGGCATCGAAACAAAAGGGATTTATTCTGCGAAAGAGTTGTTAGAGATTTATCGGGAATACGAAAAAAAATAG
- a CDS encoding OmpH family outer membrane protein: protein MKNLSIVLNAVLIVAVGILYVLHFSNSSADSKNLKSVAGEGAVVYINTDSLLTSYNFSRDLNEKFLKKQEDSRTDFNFKAQKLEKEAGEFQYKAQNGGFLSRERAEEAQRKLMAKQQNLQQLDRELSNKLMGEQQANSKRLFDSVTNYLKEYNAAHNYSLILSTTKGGNVLLSQDGLDITQDVIVGLNSRYTAKPE, encoded by the coding sequence ATGAAAAATTTATCTATTGTTTTAAATGCAGTACTAATTGTAGCAGTTGGAATTCTGTACGTACTTCATTTTTCTAATTCATCAGCAGATTCGAAAAATTTAAAATCGGTAGCAGGTGAAGGTGCTGTTGTATATATTAATACAGATTCGTTATTAACCAGCTATAATTTTTCTCGTGATTTGAATGAGAAATTTTTGAAGAAGCAAGAAGATTCAAGAACTGATTTTAACTTTAAAGCTCAGAAGTTAGAGAAAGAAGCAGGTGAATTTCAATATAAAGCTCAAAATGGAGGTTTCTTAAGTCGTGAGAGAGCAGAAGAAGCTCAACGTAAATTAATGGCCAAGCAACAGAATTTACAACAGTTGGATCGTGAGTTGTCAAACAAATTAATGGGCGAACAACAAGCAAATAGCAAAAGATTGTTCGATAGTGTTACTAACTATTTAAAAGAATACAATGCGGCTCATAATTATAGTTTAATTTTAAGCACAACCAAAGGTGGAAATGTTCTTCTTTCTCAGGATGGACTGGATATTACCCAAGACGTTATTGTTGGTTTGAATAGCAGATATACTGCAAAACCTGAATAA
- a CDS encoding proline dehydrogenase family protein: MFNKLIAATLPYMPKKLVWIFSKRYIAGETIDDAIAASKELNSQGIKVTVDLLGEFIKDLSQATENKEAYIEIIEAFQENKIDGNYSIKPTFFGLLIDEDVCYQNIRTVVAKAAEYNNFIRVDMEDSPCVDKEIKLFRKLKAEFPHNVGLVVQAYLKRTLNDLDNMMDMQNGISKLNYRLCKGIYVEPDELAYKKYDKINENFIKGLEFMLKNNVYPGIATHDRNIVEPAFELIEKYNVPKDKYEFQMLYGVTPELRKMIIDKGHTMRVYVPFGKDWFGYSTRRLKENPKMAMLIIKALFRRG; this comes from the coding sequence ATGTTTAATAAATTAATAGCGGCTACCCTGCCATATATGCCCAAAAAGCTAGTTTGGATCTTCTCGAAAAGATACATTGCCGGTGAAACCATTGATGACGCAATTGCGGCTTCAAAAGAACTCAACAGCCAAGGTATTAAAGTTACCGTTGATCTTTTGGGTGAATTTATTAAAGATTTAAGTCAGGCTACTGAAAACAAAGAGGCTTATATTGAAATCATTGAAGCGTTTCAGGAAAATAAAATTGATGGAAACTATTCGATTAAGCCTACCTTTTTTGGTTTATTAATTGATGAAGACGTTTGTTATCAAAATATCCGCACTGTTGTAGCGAAAGCCGCAGAGTACAACAACTTTATTCGTGTTGATATGGAAGATTCTCCATGTGTAGACAAAGAAATTAAACTTTTTAGAAAATTAAAAGCAGAATTCCCTCATAATGTAGGCTTAGTTGTTCAAGCTTATTTAAAAAGAACATTAAATGATTTGGACAATATGATGGACATGCAAAACGGTATCTCCAAATTAAACTATCGCCTTTGTAAAGGTATTTATGTTGAACCAGATGAGCTTGCTTACAAAAAGTACGATAAGATTAATGAAAACTTCATAAAAGGATTGGAATTCATGTTAAAAAATAACGTGTACCCGGGAATTGCAACTCACGATAGGAATATAGTTGAACCTGCATTCGAATTAATCGAAAAATACAATGTCCCTAAGGATAAGTATGAATTTCAAATGCTTTATGGAGTAACTCCTGAACTTAGAAAAATGATAATTGACAAAGGACATACCATGAGGGTTTACGTTCCTTTTGGAAAAGACTGGTTTGGATATTCAACCAGAAGGTTGAAGGAAAATCCTAAAATGGCTATGCTGATTATAAAGGCTTTATTTAGAAGAGGGTGA
- a CDS encoding peptidase associated/transthyretin-like domain-containing protein has translation MKKNVFSCLVVLLFLLIIEDVSAQKIRNDSIFFTGAVMDQKELSPLPYSHFRVNEKRAGTTNSFGRFSFWVNSGDTIHYTYVGYHDVKIIVSDSLKQNAYLFGVFMAKDTIALQEVLILPRFGDFREAFINAKVNTPEYVRAKNNINSATYEALTKAPEKMDAKANTDLLIKNHVVMNEHHVMVPPDMMVGVSMSRTLPEISRMKRKRDLKIPDNLVTDKEITTLKQMYKYSTKKKE, from the coding sequence ATGAAAAAAAACGTATTTAGTTGTTTGGTTGTACTTCTGTTTCTTCTTATAATAGAAGATGTAAGTGCACAAAAAATTAGAAATGATTCCATCTTTTTTACTGGTGCAGTAATGGATCAAAAGGAATTATCTCCTTTGCCTTATTCTCATTTTCGGGTAAATGAAAAAAGAGCAGGTACCACAAATTCTTTCGGAAGATTTTCATTTTGGGTAAACTCTGGTGACACCATACATTATACTTATGTCGGATATCATGATGTAAAAATAATAGTGAGTGATAGCCTAAAACAGAATGCTTATTTGTTTGGGGTATTTATGGCAAAGGATACGATAGCTTTGCAGGAAGTACTTATTTTGCCTCGTTTTGGTGATTTTAGGGAAGCTTTTATCAATGCAAAAGTGAATACTCCGGAATATGTTAGAGCTAAAAACAATATCAATTCGGCCACTTACGAAGCTCTTACCAAGGCTCCTGAAAAAATGGATGCTAAGGCAAATACCGATTTGTTGATTAAGAATCATGTGGTGATGAATGAGCATCATGTAATGGTGCCCCCTGATATGATGGTAGGAGTCAGCATGTCTCGAACTTTACCTGAGATTAGCAGGATGAAGAGGAAGCGAGATTTGAAAATTCCTGATAATTTGGTGACCGATAAGGAGATTACTACTTTAAAGCAAATGTATAAGTATAGTACAAAGAAAAAAGAATAA
- a CDS encoding nitroreductase family protein, with protein MLKELVLKNRSYRRFYGEEQISLENIRQWIDLARMGASGRNGQTIKYQIVLSEKKREEVFETLAWAGYLSDWDGPVEGERPTAYVIMLNDEDLGKNYFSDDGIAVQNLLLGAVESGYGGCIIRAFKEKQVREVLQIPLNYKIIQVVALGKPKEEVVIDEMKNGDIKYWRDENQIHHVPKRNLDDLIIGDL; from the coding sequence ATGTTAAAAGAACTTGTTTTAAAAAACAGAAGTTACCGAAGATTCTACGGAGAAGAGCAAATTTCTCTTGAAAATATTCGACAATGGATTGATTTGGCACGAATGGGTGCATCAGGGCGTAATGGTCAAACTATTAAATATCAAATCGTTTTAAGTGAGAAGAAACGAGAAGAAGTATTTGAGACTTTGGCATGGGCCGGTTATTTATCAGATTGGGATGGACCTGTAGAAGGTGAAAGACCAACAGCTTATGTCATCATGCTTAATGATGAAGACTTAGGGAAGAACTATTTTAGTGATGATGGAATTGCTGTTCAGAACCTTTTGCTTGGAGCTGTGGAAAGTGGATATGGCGGATGTATTATTCGCGCTTTTAAGGAAAAACAAGTAAGGGAAGTGTTGCAAATTCCGTTGAATTATAAAATAATACAAGTTGTGGCGTTAGGAAAACCAAAGGAAGAGGTTGTGATTGATGAAATGAAGAATGGTGATATAAAATATTGGCGGGATGAAAATCAGATTCATCATGTTCCAAAGCGGAATTTGGATGATTTGATTATAGGAGACTTATAG
- a CDS encoding WbqC family protein, with the protein MKTAIMQPYFLPYIGYFQLINLVDIFVIYDNIQYTKKGWINRNRYMLNGKDSYFTIPINRSSNYLSIKEKSISNNFDKKKLLSQITNAYRKAPHFKHTFPLLEEIVGFESNNLFNYILNSVNLTCNHLDIKTKIIKSADININHDLKKSDKVIAICKQLNSSIYINPIGGINLYSTMEFNKNNIEIFFLKSNPFTYEQFKNEFVPWLSILDVMMFNSKADVIDVIKNRFSLVTEKSHKIYS; encoded by the coding sequence ATGAAAACCGCCATCATGCAACCCTATTTCTTACCCTATATTGGGTATTTTCAGCTTATAAACTTGGTTGATATTTTTGTGATTTATGACAACATACAATACACAAAAAAAGGATGGATCAATCGAAACAGGTATATGTTAAATGGCAAGGATTCATATTTTACTATTCCAATCAATAGAAGCTCAAATTATTTATCCATCAAGGAAAAATCTATTTCTAATAATTTTGACAAGAAAAAACTTCTAAGTCAAATTACCAACGCTTATAGAAAAGCGCCTCATTTTAAACATACTTTCCCTCTACTGGAAGAAATAGTAGGCTTCGAGAGCAATAATCTTTTCAATTATATTCTCAATTCAGTCAATCTAACCTGTAATCACTTAGATATAAAAACTAAAATCATAAAATCTGCAGACATCAATATTAATCATGATTTAAAAAAAAGTGATAAAGTGATCGCTATTTGTAAGCAGTTAAATTCATCTATCTATATCAATCCCATAGGAGGCATCAATTTGTATTCTACAATGGAATTTAATAAAAATAATATTGAAATATTTTTTTTAAAATCCAATCCCTTTACTTACGAACAATTTAAGAACGAATTTGTACCATGGCTATCGATACTGGACGTTATGATGTTTAATTCTAAAGCTGATGTAATTGATGTTATAAAAAATAGATTTTCTCTTGTTACAGAGAAAAGCCATAAAATTTATTCATGA
- a CDS encoding glycoside hydrolase family protein, with amino-acid sequence MMFKWKKLGRVFNPQDVENVSWLNEFAQAPSVLIFDKFIRVYFSCRPKPDENGQYVSYTGYVDLNRFNLFEVLNIAKEPILSLGEKGTFDEFGIYPTSVIRNENQVLAYYAGWTRCESVPFNVAIGMAVSNNNGETFTKMGSGPILSYSINEPFILSGPKIRRFNNQWYLWYIAGSKWIKNNGKPEPVYKIRMASSSDGIHWIKQDQDLIKNKLEENEAQASPDVFFYKNKYHMFFCYRYSLNFRGKEGGYRIGYASSDDLITWVRDDRKVGIDISDEGWDSEMIAYPHVFELDDKIYMFYLGNQVGRYGFGLAELEQYKSE; translated from the coding sequence ATGATGTTTAAATGGAAAAAACTAGGAAGGGTTTTTAATCCTCAGGATGTAGAGAACGTAAGTTGGTTGAATGAATTTGCTCAAGCTCCTTCTGTTCTTATTTTTGATAAATTTATACGTGTCTATTTTTCCTGCAGACCAAAACCTGATGAAAATGGACAATATGTAAGCTATACAGGCTATGTTGATTTGAATCGGTTCAATTTATTTGAGGTTCTGAATATCGCAAAAGAACCCATTTTATCTTTAGGTGAAAAAGGAACTTTTGATGAATTTGGCATATATCCAACTTCTGTCATCAGAAATGAAAACCAGGTTCTCGCCTATTATGCTGGCTGGACAAGATGCGAATCGGTTCCATTTAATGTAGCGATAGGTATGGCAGTGAGCAATAACAATGGAGAAACTTTTACAAAAATGGGAAGTGGTCCTATTCTTTCCTACAGCATAAATGAGCCATTTATTCTAAGTGGTCCAAAAATCAGACGCTTTAACAACCAATGGTACTTGTGGTATATAGCAGGTAGCAAATGGATCAAAAACAATGGGAAACCCGAACCAGTTTATAAAATCAGAATGGCAAGTTCTTCCGACGGTATCCACTGGATAAAACAAGATCAGGATTTAATAAAAAACAAGCTTGAAGAAAATGAAGCACAGGCCAGTCCCGATGTGTTTTTCTACAAAAACAAATACCATATGTTTTTTTGCTATAGATACAGTTTAAATTTTAGAGGCAAAGAAGGTGGATACAGAATAGGATATGCTTCTTCGGATGATTTAATCACATGGGTTCGGGATGATCGTAAAGTGGGAATCGACATCTCAGATGAAGGTTGGGATTCAGAAATGATTGCTTACCCTCATGTTTTTGAATTGGATGATAAAATCTATATGTTTTATCTTGGAAATCAGGTTGGAAGATATGGATTTGGTCTGGCAGAACTTGAGCAATATAAATCGGAATAA